Proteins from one Streptomyces genisteinicus genomic window:
- a CDS encoding response regulator transcription factor: MTVRVLLADDEHLIRGALAALLALEDDLVVVAEAAGGPEAVAMALAHRPDVAVLDLQMPGADGVTVATRLRDELPGCRTMIVTSHGLPGHLKRALAAGVRGFVPKTVSARRLAEIIRSVHEGNRYVDPELAADAISAGDSPLTAREAEVLSFAADGAPIAEIAERASLSPGTVRNYLSSAAAKLGAENRHTAVRLARRKGWV, translated from the coding sequence GTGACCGTACGCGTCCTGCTCGCCGACGACGAGCACCTGATCCGGGGAGCCCTCGCGGCGCTGCTGGCGCTCGAGGACGACCTGGTCGTCGTCGCCGAGGCCGCCGGCGGGCCGGAGGCCGTCGCCATGGCCCTCGCCCACCGGCCCGACGTCGCCGTGCTCGATCTCCAGATGCCGGGCGCGGACGGAGTGACGGTCGCCACACGCCTGCGGGACGAACTCCCCGGCTGCCGCACCATGATCGTGACCAGCCACGGGCTGCCCGGACACCTGAAGCGCGCCCTGGCCGCGGGGGTGCGGGGCTTCGTGCCCAAGACCGTGAGCGCCCGCAGGCTCGCCGAGATCATCCGCAGCGTGCACGAGGGAAACCGTTATGTGGACCCGGAGTTGGCGGCCGACGCCATCTCGGCCGGCGACTCGCCGCTGACCGCCCGGGAGGCCGAGGTGCTCTCCTTCGCGGCCGACGGCGCCCCCATCGCGGAGATCGCCGAACGGGCGTCGCTGTCCCCCGGGACCGTGCGCAACTACCTGTCGTCGGCGGCGGCGAAGCTCGGTGCGGAGAACCGTCACACGGCGGTGCGTCTCGCCCGCCGGAAAGGTTGGGTATAG
- a CDS encoding ABC transporter ATP-binding protein, which yields MTDDEYVIRADGLRRTYSGGYEAVRGIRLGVARGEVFALLGTNGAGKTSTVEMLEGLAPADAGTVRVLGRDPYRERAAVRPRIGMMLQEGGFPSDLTAAETATMWAGVTTGARPVAEALALVGLDHRAGVRVKQLSGGERRRLDLALAIMGDPEVLFLDEPTTGLDAASRRSTWELVRALRDGGTTVLLTTHYLEEAESLADRLAIMDRGLIVSEGTPAQVTAARPARIRFTLPATVPAGRLPLSLKAASDGQRIDIRTRDLQRDLAELLRWAEASDVALEGLDARSASLEEAFLDIAQRDRTDDSMNDRVVDVR from the coding sequence ATGACCGACGACGAGTACGTGATCAGGGCCGACGGCCTGAGGCGGACCTACAGCGGCGGCTACGAAGCCGTCCGCGGGATCCGCCTCGGCGTCGCCCGCGGCGAGGTCTTCGCCCTGCTCGGCACCAACGGAGCGGGCAAGACCTCCACCGTGGAGATGCTGGAAGGCCTGGCCCCCGCCGACGCCGGCACCGTACGGGTGCTCGGCCGGGACCCCTACCGCGAGCGGGCCGCCGTGCGCCCCCGCATCGGCATGATGCTCCAGGAGGGCGGCTTCCCCTCCGACCTGACCGCCGCCGAGACCGCCACCATGTGGGCCGGCGTCACCACCGGCGCCCGCCCCGTGGCGGAGGCGCTGGCCCTGGTCGGGCTCGACCACCGGGCCGGCGTGCGGGTCAAGCAGCTGTCCGGCGGCGAGCGCCGCCGGCTCGACCTGGCCCTCGCCATCATGGGCGACCCCGAGGTCCTCTTCCTCGACGAACCGACCACCGGCCTCGACGCCGCCAGCCGGCGCAGCACCTGGGAGCTCGTGCGCGCCCTGCGCGACGGCGGCACCACCGTGCTGCTCACCACCCACTACCTGGAGGAGGCGGAGAGCCTCGCCGACCGCCTCGCGATCATGGACCGGGGCCTGATCGTCAGCGAGGGGACGCCCGCCCAGGTCACCGCGGCCCGGCCGGCACGCATCCGCTTCACGCTGCCCGCCACCGTGCCCGCGGGCAGGCTGCCGCTGTCGCTGAAGGCCGCGTCCGACGGGCAGCGCATCGACATCCGCACCCGCGACCTCCAGCGGGACCTCGCCGAACTCCTGCGCTGGGCCGAGGCGTCGGACGTGGCACTCGAAGGGCTCGACGCCCGATCCGCCTCTCTGGAGGAGGCGTTCCTCGACATCGCGCAGCGCGACCGGACCGACGACAGCATGAACGACAGGGTGGTGGACGTCCGATGA
- a CDS encoding phosphoribosylaminoimidazolesuccinocarboxamide synthase, with protein MSGFVEKPEPLQVPGLVHLHTGKVRDLYRNEAGDLVMVASDRISAYDWVLPTEIPDKGRVLTQLSLWWFERLRDLVPNHVISAEVPAGAPADWEGRTLVCRSLRMVPVECVARGYLTGSGLAEYEESRTVCGLELPEGLSDGSELPAPIFTPATKAAVGDHDENVSFEEVVRQVGAGTAEALRDTTLAVYARARDIARERGIVLADTKFEFGFDGDALVLADEVLTPDSSRFWPAATWEPGRAQPSYDKQYVRDWLTSDASGWDRRSEQPPPALPQDVVDATRAKYTEAYELLTGTPWEAR; from the coding sequence GTGTCCGGATTCGTCGAAAAGCCCGAGCCGCTCCAGGTGCCCGGCCTGGTGCATCTGCACACCGGCAAGGTGCGCGACCTCTACCGGAACGAGGCGGGCGACCTCGTGATGGTCGCCAGCGACCGGATCTCCGCGTACGACTGGGTACTGCCCACCGAGATCCCCGACAAGGGGCGGGTGCTCACCCAGCTCTCCCTGTGGTGGTTCGAGCGGCTGCGGGACCTCGTCCCCAACCATGTGATCTCCGCCGAGGTCCCCGCCGGCGCCCCCGCCGACTGGGAGGGCAGGACGCTGGTGTGCCGCTCTCTGCGGATGGTGCCCGTCGAGTGCGTGGCCCGCGGCTATCTGACCGGCTCCGGGCTCGCCGAGTACGAGGAGTCCCGGACGGTGTGCGGGCTGGAGCTGCCCGAGGGCCTGTCCGACGGCTCGGAGCTGCCCGCCCCCATCTTCACGCCGGCCACCAAGGCGGCCGTGGGCGACCACGACGAGAACGTGAGCTTCGAGGAGGTCGTCCGCCAGGTCGGTGCCGGGACCGCCGAAGCGCTGCGCGACACCACGCTCGCCGTCTACGCGCGGGCCCGGGACATCGCCCGTGAACGCGGCATCGTCCTCGCCGACACGAAGTTCGAGTTCGGCTTCGACGGGGACGCCCTCGTCCTCGCCGACGAGGTGCTCACCCCCGACTCGTCCCGGTTCTGGCCCGCCGCGACCTGGGAGCCCGGCCGGGCCCAGCCGTCGTACGACAAGCAGTACGTGCGCGACTGGCTCACCTCGGACGCGTCCGGCTGGGACCGCCGCAGCGAGCAGCCGCCGCCGGCCCTGCCGCAGGACGTGGTGGACGCGACCCGCGCCAAGTACACCGAGGCGTACGAGCTGCTGACCGGCACCCCCTGGGAGGCCCGCTAG
- a CDS encoding Lsr2 family protein, with translation MAQRVVVTLSDDIDGGEAAETVMFGLDGKSYEIDLNTSNAKKLRKALAPYLAAGRKQANAPKRDKSPVSYRHTSLEPAPAAVRAWAQSRKMDVPARGRIPKHVYEAFRQAG, from the coding sequence GTGGCTCAGCGAGTGGTGGTCACGCTCTCCGACGACATCGACGGAGGAGAAGCGGCGGAAACGGTCATGTTCGGCCTCGACGGGAAGTCGTACGAGATCGACCTCAATACGTCCAATGCAAAGAAACTGCGCAAGGCCCTGGCCCCGTACCTGGCGGCCGGCCGAAAGCAGGCCAATGCGCCGAAGCGGGACAAGTCGCCCGTCTCCTACCGGCACACCTCGCTCGAACCGGCTCCGGCCGCAGTCCGCGCGTGGGCCCAGTCGCGGAAGATGGACGTGCCCGCCCGCGGCCGGATCCCCAAGCACGTCTACGAGGCGTTCCGCCAAGCCGGTTGA
- a CDS encoding sensor histidine kinase, giving the protein MKRWKSRSRLAKVDLYTRGTVYSIQWGAVAVTVLLILTRPVRHEAPTALMTAAILAALVNGVLCHRFCRTAMTAYLTGDGVPLRTAAGPVTSTGVLTALLLALGATVDLTPLLPMMLGSALVPVLSGHSLLVRPRVNALHQVALIAVFTAAVAVTARDGAPVLATALTLAFVTVWIVASIRVSMWVLRVMWELDDARDVQARLAVAEERLRFGRDLHDVLGRNLAVIALKAELAAQLAGRGRPEAADQMTEVQRIAQESQREVREVVRGYREADLRAELEGARGVLAAAGIACTVGRPTADIAALSPRVQSALGWVVREATTNILRHGDARNCTITVETTARWVRLTVENDGAVPVRPHRGTPGSGLAGLRERLQAVGGTLEAGPAPEDRFRVIARVPPGDPRPLSRGGTADEDLKESA; this is encoded by the coding sequence GTGAAACGGTGGAAGAGCCGCAGCAGGCTCGCCAAGGTCGACCTCTACACACGCGGCACGGTCTACTCGATCCAGTGGGGCGCGGTCGCCGTCACCGTCCTGCTGATCCTCACCCGCCCCGTCCGGCACGAGGCCCCGACGGCCCTGATGACCGCGGCGATCCTCGCCGCCCTCGTCAACGGCGTCCTCTGCCACCGCTTCTGCCGCACCGCGATGACCGCCTACCTCACCGGCGACGGCGTCCCGCTGCGCACGGCGGCCGGGCCCGTGACCTCGACCGGGGTGCTGACAGCGCTCCTCCTCGCGCTCGGCGCGACCGTCGATCTGACCCCCCTGCTGCCCATGATGCTGGGCAGCGCCCTGGTGCCGGTACTCAGCGGCCACAGCCTGCTGGTCCGCCCGCGCGTCAACGCCCTCCACCAGGTGGCCCTGATCGCGGTGTTCACGGCGGCGGTGGCGGTCACCGCCCGGGACGGCGCGCCCGTGCTCGCCACCGCCCTCACCCTCGCCTTCGTCACCGTCTGGATCGTCGCCTCGATCCGGGTCTCGATGTGGGTGCTGCGCGTGATGTGGGAGCTCGACGACGCCCGGGACGTGCAGGCGCGGCTCGCCGTCGCCGAGGAACGGCTCCGCTTCGGGCGCGATCTCCACGACGTGCTCGGCCGCAACCTCGCGGTCATCGCCCTCAAGGCCGAGCTGGCGGCCCAACTGGCCGGCCGGGGCAGGCCGGAGGCCGCCGACCAGATGACCGAGGTCCAGCGGATCGCCCAGGAGTCGCAGCGCGAGGTGCGCGAGGTGGTGCGCGGCTACCGGGAGGCCGACCTGCGCGCGGAGCTGGAGGGCGCCCGCGGCGTACTGGCCGCCGCCGGCATCGCGTGCACCGTCGGCCGGCCGACGGCGGACATCGCGGCGCTGTCGCCGCGCGTCCAGTCCGCCCTCGGCTGGGTGGTCCGCGAGGCCACCACCAACATCCTCCGCCACGGCGACGCCCGGAACTGCACGATCACGGTCGAGACCACGGCCCGGTGGGTGCGGCTGACCGTCGAGAACGACGGCGCCGTCCCGGTCCGCCCGCACCGCGGCACCCCCGGCTCCGGCCTCGCCGGACTGCGGGAACGGCTCCAGGCGGTGGGCGGCACGCTGGAGGCGGGGCCGGCGCCGGAGGACCGTTTCCGGGTGATCGCCCGGGTGCCGCCCGGCGACCCCCGCCCCCTCTCCCGCGGCGGCACCGCCGACGAGGACCTGAAGGAGTCCGCGTGA
- a CDS encoding ABC transporter permease: protein MTTSTAAVGRLTALGRAEITLLVRNRTALFVALLMPLLMLAAVKSSLDRIDLDGTGLSVASTVITSGIGMALLVVVHMNLVAAYVSRREDLALKRLRTGEASDVEILTGTALPAAAVALVQIAVLAVAGVAFFGLDAPARPDLVVAGVVIGLVQMTVLAAATAAVTRTVESAQITTLPFFLVSAMGSGLFVPVEVLPEGLASVCERLPMTGVMTLVRSGWLGGADTGEIVGAAVTALAWTVLAVFAVQRWFRWEPRR, encoded by the coding sequence ATGACGACCTCGACAGCGGCCGTGGGACGGCTCACGGCACTCGGACGGGCGGAGATCACCCTGCTCGTGCGCAACCGCACGGCCCTCTTCGTCGCCCTGCTGATGCCCCTGCTGATGCTCGCCGCGGTGAAGAGCTCGCTCGACCGGATCGACCTCGACGGCACCGGCCTGAGCGTCGCCTCCACCGTGATCACCAGCGGCATCGGCATGGCCCTGCTGGTGGTCGTCCACATGAACCTGGTCGCCGCCTACGTCTCCCGGCGCGAGGACCTGGCGCTCAAGCGGCTGCGCACCGGCGAGGCGTCGGACGTGGAGATCCTCACCGGCACCGCGCTGCCCGCCGCCGCGGTCGCGCTCGTCCAGATCGCGGTACTGGCCGTCGCGGGGGTCGCCTTCTTCGGGCTCGACGCCCCCGCCCGCCCCGACCTCGTCGTCGCCGGCGTGGTCATCGGGCTGGTGCAGATGACGGTTCTGGCCGCGGCGACGGCCGCGGTGACCCGCACCGTGGAGAGCGCGCAGATCACCACGCTCCCGTTCTTCCTGGTCTCCGCCATGGGCTCCGGCCTCTTCGTGCCCGTCGAGGTCCTCCCCGAGGGCCTGGCCTCGGTGTGCGAGCGGCTGCCGATGACCGGAGTGATGACCCTGGTCCGCTCCGGCTGGCTCGGCGGCGCCGACACGGGCGAGATCGTGGGGGCCGCGGTCACCGCGCTGGCCTGGACCGTGCTGGCCGTGTTTGCTGTGCAACGGTGGTTCCGCTGGGAGCCCCGCCGCTGA
- a CDS encoding N,N-dimethylformamidase beta subunit family domain-containing protein produces the protein MGADHIRRWESGALAHAVSDPFGQGPLPWLRSSENYLDDAGQVVPWYADPNLARGRSGGPRTADDVHRQIKGFVSPGAALPGGSIDFHITVDPPQQFSVDIYRIGHYGGDGAAKIATSPRLAGIVQPPPLTADRTVSCHHWWLSWRLQIPSYWSIGAYVAVLTTLDGYRSHIPFTVRDDEPADLLLLLPDVTWQAYNLYPEDGHTGASLYHAWDDEGRLLGERDAATTVSFDRPFAGAGLPLHVGHAYDFIRWAERYGYDLAYADARDLHAGRIDPGRYRGLVFPGHDEYWSVPMRRTVEAARDGGTSLVFLSANTLYWQVELGPSPSGVPDRLLTCRKRRGPGKAALWREMDRSEQQLLGIQYAGRVPEPSPLVVRNAEHWLWEATGAGEGDELPGLVAGEADRYFPRTALPEHRKRILLAHSPYRDGDGAVRHQETSLYRAPSGALVFASGTFAWSPALDRPGHVDSRIQRATANLLDRICKRD, from the coding sequence ATGGGGGCGGACCACATCCGGCGATGGGAATCCGGTGCCCTCGCCCACGCCGTGAGCGACCCGTTCGGCCAGGGCCCGCTGCCCTGGCTGCGCAGCAGCGAGAACTACCTCGACGACGCCGGCCAGGTGGTCCCCTGGTACGCCGACCCGAACCTCGCCCGCGGCCGCTCCGGCGGCCCCCGGACCGCCGACGACGTCCACCGCCAGATCAAGGGGTTCGTCTCGCCGGGGGCGGCCCTGCCCGGCGGTTCGATCGATTTCCACATCACCGTGGACCCGCCGCAGCAGTTCTCGGTCGACATCTATCGCATCGGCCACTACGGCGGCGACGGCGCGGCCAAGATCGCCACGAGCCCCCGGCTCGCCGGCATCGTGCAGCCGCCGCCGCTCACCGCGGACCGCACGGTCTCCTGCCACCACTGGTGGCTCTCCTGGCGGCTCCAGATCCCTTCGTACTGGTCGATCGGCGCGTACGTGGCGGTGCTGACCACGCTCGACGGGTACCGGTCGCACATCCCCTTCACCGTCCGCGACGACGAGCCGGCCGACCTTCTGCTGCTCCTGCCCGACGTCACCTGGCAGGCGTACAACCTCTACCCGGAGGACGGGCACACCGGCGCCAGCCTCTACCACGCGTGGGACGACGAGGGCCGGCTGCTCGGCGAGCGCGACGCGGCGACCACGGTCTCCTTCGACCGGCCGTTCGCGGGCGCGGGCCTGCCCCTGCACGTGGGCCACGCCTACGACTTCATCCGCTGGGCCGAGCGCTACGGCTACGACCTCGCCTACGCCGACGCCCGCGATCTGCACGCCGGGCGCATCGACCCCGGCCGCTACCGCGGACTCGTCTTCCCGGGCCACGACGAGTACTGGTCGGTCCCCATGCGCCGGACGGTGGAGGCCGCGAGGGACGGCGGCACCTCGCTCGTCTTCCTGTCGGCCAACACCCTGTACTGGCAGGTCGAGCTGGGTCCGTCGCCCTCCGGGGTGCCCGACCGCCTGCTGACGTGCCGCAAGCGCCGCGGCCCCGGAAAGGCGGCGCTCTGGCGCGAGATGGACCGCTCCGAACAGCAACTGCTGGGCATCCAGTACGCGGGCCGGGTGCCGGAGCCGTCCCCGCTGGTGGTGCGGAACGCCGAGCACTGGCTGTGGGAGGCCACCGGCGCGGGCGAGGGCGACGAACTGCCGGGCCTCGTGGCGGGCGAGGCCGACCGCTACTTCCCCCGCACCGCCCTGCCCGAGCACCGCAAACGCATCCTGCTCGCCCACTCGCCCTACCGCGACGGGGACGGCGCTGTCCGCCACCAGGAGACCTCCCTCTACCGGGCCCCCTCGGGCGCCCTCGTCTTCGCCTCGGGCACCTTCGCCTGGTCCCCGGCCCTGGACCGGCCCGGCCACGTCGACTCCCGCATCCAGCGGGCGACGGCCAATCTGCTCGACCGCATCTGCAAACGCGACTGA